The Symbiobacterium terraclitae genomic sequence ATAACCCGGAGGTCGAGGGTTCAAATCCCTCCCCCGCAACCAGCATGTACAGGACCGGAGAGGAAGTCCTCTCCGGTCCTGTCTCCGAGACGCAAGAGCGCGCGGCGCCAGTGTTGACAGTGAATAGGTGCCGTGGTAACTTATATGAGCATGGTAAGTGCCTCGCGGATTGGGGGTGTCGCAACGTGGCGAAGGCTAGCGCTCGGGTCATCATCACGATGGCCTGCTCCGATTGCAAGAATCGGA encodes the following:
- the rpmG gene encoding 50S ribosomal protein L33; its protein translation is MYRTGEEVLSGPVSETQERAAPVLTVNRCRGNLYEHGKCLADWGCRNVAKASARVIITMACSDCKNRNYSTYKNKKNDSGRIELKKFCPTCGHHTLHRETR